AGCCTGCTGAACGTGCAGCACGTGGGGCAGGTGCATTTCTTCTACCTGGCCCAGTTGCTCAGCGACGCCTTCGATCCGGGCTACGAAACCCTGGAAGCGCGCCTGTTCACCGAGGACGAGGTGCCCTGGGACGAGATCGCCTTTCGCACCGTGAAGACCACGCTGGAGCGCTATTTCGCGGACCGCAAGGCAGGCAACTTCGGGCTGCACTGCGTGGACATCGACTGACCCGCCTGCCTTCGCGGGCTGGGCCCTGCCGCCGGTCCCATGGAAAAAGGGCGCAGCCACGTCACCGTGGCCTGCGCCCTTTGGCTTTTCGGGGGCCGCTACCGGCGCGGTCGCCCGAAGATGGCCTCAGCCGATCACTTGAGCCACTTGTCGGCCGACTGCTTGAGCGTGCCGCGGGCATCCAGCAGGCCCCAGACGAACTCCATCACGCGCGAATAGTCGGCATCGTCCTTGGGCAGCATGAAGCCCAGGGTGTTGGTGGGCGTGAGCGGCGCGTCGATGAACGCGGCGGTCAGGCGTGGGTCGGCCTTGGCGTAGTGCAGGGCTTCGTAGGTTTCGGTGATCATCACGTCGCCCTTGCCTTCCGCGATGAGTGCGGGGATCTCGGCGTTCTTGTCGTGCGTGCTGACCTGCGCGGCGGTCAGGTTCTGCAGCACGAAGGTTTCGTTGGTGCCGCCGGGGTTCTTGATGACGCGCACGGACGATTTGTTCAGGTCCTGCAGCGTCTGGTACTGGGCCTTGTCGGCCGTGCGCACCAGCGCCACCTTGCCGAACGGCGCGTAGCCGGGGAGCATCTCGATCTGGCGGATGCGCGTGACGTTGCGGGTGATTCCGCCCACGGCCACGTCGAACTTGTCGCCCTGCAGGTCCTTCATGAGGTTGGGCCAGCTC
This region of Acidovorax sp. GBBC 1281 genomic DNA includes:
- a CDS encoding transporter substrate-binding domain-containing protein, coding for MIARKMRSLVAAGAVICLSLVTAAHAGPRLDKIMESKVLRVGTPGDYRPFAIKTDAGYSGHDIDVIELMAKELGVKVEYVATSWPNLMKDLQGDKFDVAVGGITRNVTRIRQIEMLPGYAPFGKVALVRTADKAQYQTLQDLNKSSVRVIKNPGGTNETFVLQNLTAAQVSTHDKNAEIPALIAEGKGDVMITETYEALHYAKADPRLTAAFIDAPLTPTNTLGFMLPKDDADYSRVMEFVWGLLDARGTLKQSADKWLK